A stretch of Mya arenaria isolate MELC-2E11 chromosome 14, ASM2691426v1 DNA encodes these proteins:
- the LOC128216303 gene encoding uncharacterized protein LOC128216303 produces MRMTNLSSQYSSVDPPRTPSPVEQTYIVDRSVDEPWSPSPVEQTYTVHSSVEPHRSPSPVKQTFNVDSSVDPPRSPSHVKQTYTVYSSVDPPRSPSHVKQAYTVYSSVDPPRSPSHVKQTYTVHSSVDPPRSPSHVKQTYTVHSSVDPPRSPSQVKQTYTVHSSVDPPRSPSHVKQTYTVYSSVDPPRSPSHVKQTYTVYSSVDPPRSPSHVKQTYTVHSSVDPPRSPSQVKQTYTVHSSVDPPRSPSHVKQTYTVYSSVDPPRSPSHVKQTYTVHSSVDPPRSPSHVKQTYTVYSSVDPPRSPSHLPEIRSVRSYKKLRVG; encoded by the exons ATGCGAATGACAAACCTTTCTTCTCAATACAG CAGTGTTGACCCACCCAGGACCCCCTCCCCTGTAGAGCAAACCTACATTGTTGACCGCAGTGTTGACGAACCCTGGAGCCCCTCCCCTGTAGAGCAAACCTACACTGTTCACAGCAGTGTTGAGCCACACCGGAGCCCCTCCCCTGTTAAACAAACCTTCAATGTTGATAGCAGTGTCGACCCACCCCGGAGCCCCTCCCATGTAAAGCAAACCTACACTGTTTACAGCAGTGTCGACCCACCCCGGAGCCCCTCCCATGTAAAGCAAGCCTACACTGTTTACAGCAGTGTCGACCCACCCCGGAGCCCCTCCCATGTAAAGCAAACCTACACTGTTCACAGCAGTGTCGACCCACCCCGGAGCCCCTCCCATGTAAAGCAAACCTACACTGTTCACAGCAGTGTCGACCCACCCCGGAGCCCCTCCCAGGTAAAGCAAACCTACACTGTTCACAGCAGTGTCGACCCACCCCGGAGCCCCTCCCATGTAAAGCAAACCTACACTGTTTACAGCAGTGTCGACCCACCCCGGAGCCCCTCCCATGTAAAGCAAACCTACACTGTTTACAGCAGTGTCGACCCACCCCGGAGCCCCTCCCATGTAAAGCAAACCTACACTGTTCACAGCAGTGTCGACCCACCCCGGAGCCCCTCCCAGGTAAAGCAAACCTACACTGTTCACAGCAGTGTCGACCCACCCCGGAGCCCCTCCCATGTAAAGCAAACCTACACTGTTTACAGCAGTGTCGACCCACCCCGGAGCCCCTCCCATGTAAAGCAAACCTACACTGTTCACAGCAGTGTCGACCCACCCCGGAGCCCCTCCCATGTAAAGCAAACCTACACTGTTTACAGCAGTGTCGACCCACCCCGGAGCCCCTCCCAT CTGCCTGAAATACGTTCTGTGCGTAGCTATAAGAAGCTCAGGGTAGGGTAA
- the LOC128218061 gene encoding gelsolin-like protein 2, which translates to MALRKQKQYDWKDSNLALFGSDTEIQVKKESAQTEPAWKNAGQKIGIQIWRIVNFKVTHWPKEDYGKFFDGDSYIILNTYKEEDTEKLLYDVHFWIGKFSTQDEYVTAAYKTVELDTLLDDVPVQHREVQGHESELFRSYFKSITIMKGGADSGFRHVKPTEYKPRLLHFHGDRKGVMVQEIPRNKSLLDNTDVYILDLGLKLIQWNGTGANKEERMKALMYLKELQGERGGKCKTETLDEDPVEDQDEFYGALDEERPSVDEEEKGAQDMVKELYRLSDATGKMTMALEKKGSDVTKNALDSQDVFILDTKDSVFVWIGSKTTVNERRNAMTYAHNYLMKTDHALVPICCVSETMKNKWFDTAIAA; encoded by the exons ATGG cgTTGAGAAAACAAAAGCAGTACGACTGGAAGGACTCCAACCTCGCCTTGTTTGGCTCCGACACGGAAATACAAGTgaaaa AGGAGTCGGCGCAAACGGAACCCGCGTGGAAGAATGCCGGGCAGAAGATCGGTATCCAGATCTGGCGTATTGTG AACTTCAAGGTTACCCACTGGCCGAAAGAGGATTATGGGAAGTTCTTTGACGGAGACTCCTACATCATACTCAAC aCGTACAAGGAAGAGGATACGGAAAAGCTGTTATATGACGTCCATTTCTGGATCGGCAAATTTAGCACTCAG GATGAGTACGTCACAGCGGCGTACAAGACCGTGGAGCTGGACACACTGTTGGACGATGTTCCCGTGCAGCATCGCGAGGTCCAGGGTCACGAATCTGAGCTGTTCCGATCATACTTCAAGTCCATCAC GATTATGAAGGGCGGCGCGGACAGCGGCTTCCGGCACGTGAAACCTACAGAGTACAAACCGCGCCTGCTGCACTTCCACGGGGACCGGAAGGGGGTGATGGTGCAGGAAATTCCTCGGAACAAGAGTCTCCTGGACAACACAGACGTGTACATCCTCGACCTGGGCCTCAAACTCATCCAATGGAACGGCACTGGCGCCAACAAGGAAGAGAGGATGAAG GCGTTGATGTACCTGAAGGAACTTCAAGGAGAGAGGGGAGGGAAATGTAAGACCGAGACCCTGGATGAGGACCCTGTAGAAGATCAG GATGAGTTTTACGGGGCTCTGGACGAGGAGCGGCCCTCGGTGGACGAGGAGGAGAAGGGCGCCCAGGACATGGTCAAGGAACTATACAG ATTGTCGGATGCTACCGGGAAGATGACGATGGCCCTTGAGAAGAAAGGATCTGATGTCACCAAAAATGCTCTTGACAGCCAG GACGTGTTTATCCTGGACACGAAGGACTCTGTGTTCGTCTGGATCGGCAGCAAGACGACTGTCAATGAACGCAGAAACGCCATGACATATGCTCAC AACTACCTGATGAAGACTGACCACGCCCTGGTGCCAATCTGCTGCGTGTCCGAGACGATGAAGAACAAGTGGTTTGACACCGCAATCGCTGCCTAG